Within Lactobacillus amylovorus DSM 20531, the genomic segment CTCCTATATAATCAATTCGCTAACTACAAGCTAATAGATTGGATTTCTTTTGGCTGCATCACATTTGTTTTAAGTTGGAATATTTTTAAGCAAAAAATGGGATCTGGCGATCTACTCATTTATTTAATAATTGCAAGCTACTTTTCTGTAACTGCAGCTAGCCTTGCTTTACTTGTGGCTTCTTTTCTAGCAATTACCGTTTTTATAATTGAGCAAAACAACAAAAAGCAGAGTTTCCCTTTTTTACCCTATATCTTTATTGGTTTAATCTTCACTCAATTTTTAATATAAAAAAAGCGTTTCTACCAATAAGATAGAAACACTTTTTATTAGATAAAGCTATTTTTACTTAGCCTTGTCCTTTTCTTTCATCTGTTTTTCGATATCAGCAATTGAGTAAACTGAATCTGGCTTCTTTACATCAGCTTCAGGTTCCATGCTGCGGTATACAGGCATACCAGTACCAGCTGGAATAATCTTACCGATAATAACGTTTTCCTTAAGTCCAAGAAGTGGGTCGTTCTTGCCTCTGATTGAAGCATCAGTAAGCACACGAGTAGTTTCCTGGAATGAAGCAGCTGACAAGAAACTGTTAGTTTCCAAAGCGGCCTTAGTAATACCTAAGATTACGCTTTGTGCAGTTGCTGGAATACCACCAGAAATGATTACTTCCTTGTTGCGGTCTCTAAATTGACCGATATCCATTACTTCACCTGGTAAGATGTCAGTTTCACCTGGGTCAAGTACACGTACCTTTTGAAGCATTTGACGAGTCAATACTTCGACGTGCTTATCAGAGATATCTACACCCTGCATTCTGTAGGCTTTTTGAACTTCAGCTAAGATGTACTTTTCAGTAGTCAAAGTATCAGTTACTTGGATCAATTCCTTAGGGTCAACAGAACCAAGAGTCAACTTATCACCACGGTGAACAGTATCGCCTTCAGCTACGGCAACAGAAGCAGTGTAAGGAACACTGTAACTTCTAGTATCAATCTTGCCCTTAACTGTGATTTCACGAGTATGTTCTGCTGGGTTTTCTTGAATTGAATCAACTACACCATCTACTTCAGAAATGGTTGCACGACCCTTAGGGTTACGTGCTTCGAACAATTCTTGAACACGAGGCAAACCTTGAGTAATATCTTCAGCACCGGCAACACCACCGTTGTGGAAAGTTCTCAAAGTAAGCTGAGTACCTGGTTCACCAATTGATTGTGCGGCAACCGTACCAACTGCTTCACCGACCTCAACTTCTTCACCAGTAGCAAGGTTCATACCGTAACACTTGCGACATACACCGTGAGGAGTATCACAGGTAAGAATTGAACGAATCTTAACGTGAGTTACACTAGCATCACAAATCTTGTGAGCCATAGCTTCGTCCATCATGACATCTTTACCAACGATAGCTTCACCGGTCTTTGGATCCTTAACAGTTTCAGCAGTAAAACGACCAAGTAAACGGTCAAATAATGGTTCGATTAATTCGTCACCTTCCATGATGGCGCTAACTGTAATACCACGATCAGTACCACAATCGTCTTCACGGATAATAACATCCTGAGCAACATCAACCAAACGACGAGTCAAGTAACCTGACTGAGCAGTTTTCAAAGCAGTATCAGTCATACCTTTACGAGCACCGTGAGTGGACATGAACAATTCAAGCACAGACAAACCTTCCTTGAAGTTTGAGGTAACTGGAATTTCGAACAAACCACCGTTTGGAGTAGCCATCAAACCACGCATACCGGCTAACTGAGTAAAGTTAGAAATGTTACCACGGGCACCTGAGTCGGCCATGATTGAAATTGGGTTGCGAGGTGAGTGAATTTGAGCAATTTCGTTTTGGATTTCATCCTTACATGCATTCCAAATACTAATTACTCGATCGTGACGTTCTTGCTCAGTAATTAAACCACGTCTGAATTGCTTAGAAACAATATCAACTTGCTTACGTGCCTTAGCTACCTTTTCATCCTTATCGTGGATTTCAGGAACGTCATTCATACCAATAGTAATACCTGAAGTAGTTGAACTAGTGTAACCTAACTTCTTCAAGTCATCCAAGTATTCTGAAGTTCTTTGAACCTTGTAGTACTTGTAAATAGTAGCAATAGAATCTGATAAGAAGCTACTCTTGAATGGACTAGCAATCAAATAATCGGCAACTTTATCGATTCTGTCCTTAATGTCTTCACCTTCGTCTAAGAAGTACTTAGCATCCAATGGATTGTTCAAGTTCTTCTCAGTTGGTTCATTGATGTAGAAGTAGTCATCTGGGAACAATTGGTTGAAGACGATCTTACCATAAGTGGTAATGAAGATACCATGTTCATGTCCCTTAGGCCATGGCTTCTTAGGCATAGAATCTGCTGACATACCAATAATAGTATGGTAGTGAATGTCACCATTTTCGTAAGCTACAGTTGCTTCTGCTGGTGAACTGAAGATCATGCCTTCACCTTCACGACCACGTTCAGCTTGAGTTAACCAGTAGTTACCCAAAACGATATCCTGTGATGGAGTAACGATTGGCTTACCATCCTTAGGAGCCAAGATGTGGTGAGCTGCAAGCATAAGCAAACGTGATTCAGCAACAGCTTCATCTGAAAGTGGAACGTGGATGGCCATCTGGTCACCATCGAAGTCGGCGTTGTAAGCTTCACAAGCTAATGGGTGAAGTCTGATTGACTTACCTGGTACCAAAACTGGTTCAAAGGCTTGGATACTCAAACGGTGAAGAGTAGGTGCACGGTTCAAAAGAACTGGACGTTCCTTAATAACATCTTCAAGTACATCCCAGATATCGTCATCTTCACGATCGATCTTACGCTTAGCATTCTTAATGTTAGAAGCAATACCACGCTTAACCAATTCGTGCATTACGAATGGTTTGAACAATTCCAAAGCCATTGGACGAGGAACACCACATTGATAGAACTTCAATTTTGGTGAAACATCGATAACTGAACGACCTGAGTAGTCTACACGCTTACCAAGCAAGTTTTGACGGAAACGACCTTGCTTACCTTTAAGCATGTGTGAAAGTGACTTAAGTGGACGGTTACCTGGTCCTACAACTGGACGACCACGACGACCGTTGTCAATTAAAGCATCAACAGCTTCTTGAAGCATACGCTTTTCGTTTTGAACGATGATGTTTGGAGCGTTCAAATCAAGCAATCTCTTCAAACGGTTATTACGGTTAATAACACGTCTGTACAAATCGTTCAAATCTGAAGTTGCGAAACGTCCACCTTCAAGTTGAACCATTGGACGAAGATCTGGTGGGATAACTGGAACAGCATCCATAACCATCCATTCAGGTTTGTTGCCTGACTTCTTGAATGCATCCAAAATATCCAAACGTCTGATTGCACGAGTACGCTTTTGACCAGTTGCAGTTTGAAGTTCTTTCTTCAAATCCTTAACTTCTTTGTCAAGGTCAACCTTCTTAAGCAAATCACGGATAGCTTCAGCACCCATTTTAGCTACAAAGCGATTACCGTATTTTGCCTTTTGTTCACGATATTCAGCTTCAGTTAATAATTGCTTAGGTTCAAGATCAGTATCACCTGGGTCAATTACGATGTATGCAGCAAAGTAAATTACTTCTTCAAGCAATCTTGGAGAAATATCCAATACCAAACCCATTCTTGATGGAATACCTTTGAAGTACCAAATATGAGTTACAGGAGCTGCTAATTCGATGTGACCCATACGTTCTCTTCTTACCTTTGAAGAAGTAACTTCAACGCCACAACGATCACAAACTATGCCGCGGTATCTAACACCCTTGTACTTACCACAAGCACATGACCAATCTTTTGTTGGTCCAAAAATTCTTTCATCAAACAAGCCATCTTTTTCAGGCTTTAAAGTACGGTAGTTGATGGTCTCTGGCTTCTTAACTTCACCATATGACCAGCTTCTGATCTTGTTAGGTGATGCAAGACCAATTTGCATACTTTCAAACTTATTTACGTCGATCAAAAGTTTAACCTCCTACTATTTAGAAACTTTACCGTCAGATTCATCTGCAGGAGCTGCTGGCTTGTCTGCAGTCTTTTCGTCATCTTTTTTATCTTCTGATTTTTCAGTTTCTTCGGCTAACTTCTTCTTTTCTTGTTCTTCTGCCATGCGTGACAATGCATCGATATTCAAGTGTTCACTTGATTCTCCATCCATATCACGAAGTTCAATTTCCTTGTGGTTCATATCAAGAACACGAATGTCCAAACCTAATGATTGAAGTTCCTTAACAAGAACACGGAATGATTCAGGTACACCTGGCTTAGGAATTCTTTCGCCCTTAACGATAGCTTCATATGCTCTTACACGACCAACAACGTCATCTGACTTGTAAGTCAAGATTTCTTGCAATGTGTAAGCAGCACCGTAAGCTTCAAGAGCCCAAACTTCCATTTCACCGAAACGCTGACCACCGAATTGAGCTTTACCACCCAAAGGTTGTTGAGTAACCAATGAGTAAGGCCCAATTGAACGAGCGTGGATCTTGTCGTCAACCATGTGAGTAAGTTTCAAGTAGTGCATGACACCAACTGATACACGGTTGTGGAATGGTTCACCGGTACGACCATCGTAAATAACAGTCTTACCGTCTTTATCAACACCAGCTTGACGAACAGTATCCCAAACATCGTTTTCGTTTGCACCATCAAATACTGGAGTTGCAACGTGAATACCTAATTGACGAGCAGCAGCACCCAAGTGCAATTCAAGAAGCTGTCCAATGTTCATACGTGATGGAACACCCATTGGGTTCAAACAAATGTCTACTGGAGTACCATCTGGAAGATATGGCATATCTTCTTCTGGAACAACTGCGGCAACAGTACCCTTGTTACCGTGACGACCAGACATCTTGTCACCAACTTGGATCTTTCTCTTTTGGGCAATGTAGACACGAACCATAGTGTTTACACCTGGAGAAAGTTCGTCGCCGGCTTCACGAGTATAAACCTTAACGTCTTGAACGATACCGCCACCACCGTGTGGTACACGAAGCGAAGTATCACGAACTTCACGAGCCTTTTCACCAAAGATAGCGTGAAGTAATCTTTCTTCAGCAGATAATTCGGTTACACCCTTAGGAGTTACCTTACCTACCAAAATGTCGCCATCGTGAACTTCTGCACCGACACGAACGATACCATCGGCATCAAGATCCTTCAATGCATCTTCACCAATGTTAGGCAATTCTCTAGTGATTTCTTCAGGACCAAGCTTAGTATCACGAGCTTCTGATTCGTAGTCTTCGATACTAATTGAAGTGTAGACATCATCCTTAACCAAACGTTCTGAAAGCATGATGGCATCTTCGTAGTTGTACATGTTCCAAGTCATAAATGCGATCAATGGGTTTTGACCTAAAGCAAGTTCGCCGTGATCCATAGTTGGACCGTTAGCAATAACGTCGCTTACGTCAACGTGATCACCTAATTTAACATTAGGAGTTTGGTTGTATGACTTAGAGTTGTTTGAACGACGGTACTTTTCAAGAGTGTACTTGTCTAAGGTGCCATCTTCACGTCTAATACGGATTTCGTTGGCATCAACGTATTCAACAGTACCTGCAGCCTTAGCAATTAAAGCGGCACCTGAATCGTGAGCTGCACGATATTCCATACCAGTACCAACAAGTGAACCGTGTGGGTTGATCAAAGGAGCAGCCTGACGTTGCTGGTTGGCACCCATCAAAGCACGGTTGGAGTCGTCGTTTTCAAGGAATGGAATACATGCTGAAGCAACTGAAACAACTTGCTTAGGAATAACGTCCATATAGTCAATCTTGTCTGGAGTAACTTCGACGTTATCTTCCTTTTGACGAGCCAAAATAATGTTTTCCTTAAATGAACCATCGTCATTCAAAGGAGTGTTAGCACCGGCAATGATGTAGTTATCTTCTTCATCAGCAGTCAAGTAGTCGATCTTGTCAGTTACCTTGTGAGTATCCCAAGAAACACGACGGTATGGAGTTTCAATGAAACCATACTTGTTAATGATTGCGTATGAAGCAAGTGAGTTGATCAAACCAATGTTAGGACCTTCAGGTGTTTCAATAGGACACAAGCGACCATAGTGAGTATAGTGAACGTCACGAACTTCATATCCGGCACGGTCACGAGTCAAACCACCAGGCCCTAAAGCTGACATACGACGCTTGTGGGTCAATTCACCTAATGGGTTGTGTTGGTCCATGAACTGTGAAAGTTGTGATGAACCGAAGAATTCCTTGATACTTGCAACAATTGGACGAATGTTGATCAATTGTTGTGGAGTAACAGCTGATGGATCTTGGATTGACATTCTTTCACGAACAACACGTTCCATTCTTGCTAAACCAATTCTGAATTGGTTTTGAAGAAGTTCACCAACACGACGAATACGACGGTTACCCAAGTGGTCGATATCATCAGTAGTACCGATCTTGTCTTGCAATGCAAAGAAGTAGTTGATTGAAGCCAAAACATCAGCTGGAGTTAAGTGCTTAACATCTGCAGCAATATGACCATTAGACATCAACTTAACTTCACGTTCAGGGTCAACCTTTGAGTAAACCTTAATTTCTTGAACAGTAATGGGATCTGGCAATACACCTTCCTTTGAAGGTTGGTAAGTTACCATCTTGAAGTCATCACGATCAAGGTATGGAGCAAGCTTGTCCATTACTTCGTGGTTAACAACAGTATCTTTCTTAGCAATGATTTCACCAGTATCTGGATCAGCCAAAGTTTCAGCTAAAGTTTGACCGTACAAACGGTTCTTAAGTGAAAGCTTCTTGTTGATCTTGTAACGACCAACTGGTGCCAAGTCGTAACGACGTGGATCAAAGAAACGGGCATATAGCAATGAACGTGATGAATCAGTAGTCTTTGGTTCACCTGGACGAAGTCTTTCGTAAATGTCCTTCAAAGCTTCAGCTACACGTGAGTCAGCTGGGTTCTTGTGAACATCCTTGTCCAAAGTAAATTGCAAAGTATCGCTTTGACCAAACATATCAATAATGTCGCTGTCAGAGCCAATACCCATTGCTCTAATCAAAACTGTAAGTGGCAACTTACGAGTACGGTCAACACGAACAAATGAAACATTCTTAGCGTCAGTTTCATATTCAAGCCAAGCACCACGGTTAGGAATAACAGTAGTACCAAAGATTTGACGACCGTTCTTGTCGTAATCGCCAGTGTAATATACACCAGGAGATCTTACTAATTGAGAAACGATAACTCTTTCAGCACCATTAACGATGAATGAACCTGATTCAGTCATCAATGGTAAATCGCCAAAGAATACATCTTGAGTCTTAATTTCACCAGTTTCTTGGTTAGTAAGCTTCAAAGTAACGTGCATTGGTGCAGCATAAGTTGCATCGTGATCACGAGCTTCATCAACTGTGTACTTAGGCTTTTGAAGCTTGTAGCCAACATATTCTAATGAAAGCTTACCTGAGAAGTCACTAATAGGCATAATGTCATCAAAGACTTCTTTAATGCCTTTATCAAGAAACCACTTATATGATTCGGTTTGAACATCGGTCAAGTTTGGCAGCTTCAATACTTCCTTAATTCGGGAAAAACTGCGTCTAGTTCGATGCTTACCGTAGTTCACTACGTGTCCATTTAACAAGGAAAAACATCCTTTCTGTCTAAGAAAGCAAATATTACATTTCTGTTACAAATTCAAAAAACCGCAATTTTAGGCATAAAAAAGACAAAAACAACGTATGTCGTTTTTGTCAATATCATTTTGCTGGACAATAGATCAGCAAAATCCTGAATCTCAGTCTTTTTAAACCAAAAAAATTATATGTTATTTTCGGTGAATTGTCAAGGCTAAATGCCTATTACTACTTGACTTTTTCCAATTTTTTGGTAACTTTAGCAACTTCAAATTTCAACTTGCCATGTTGACTGCCAATCTTCAAAGTATCACCTTTTTGAACTTCACCAGTTATCAACATTTCAGCCACTTTATCTTCAATATCATTTTGAATTGCTCTTCTAAGAGGACGTGCTCCGTTTTCTGGATCATAACCATCTTGAACAATCTTGTCCAAAGCAGCACGAGAAAGCTTAAGCGTAATACCCTTCTTTTGCAAACGTTCAATCAATTTGTGAGTAAGCAAAGTAACAATGCTACGCAATTGTTTCTTATCCAATTCATCGAAGACAATTGTTTCATCAATTCTGTTCAAAAATTCTGGACGGAAGAATTGCTTGATTGCTTGTTCAACCTTGCTTTGTCTTTCCTTAGCTTGATCTGCATTGTCAGCATTAAAGCCAACTGCGTTTTGATCAAACAATGAACGTGAACCTAAGTTAGAGGTCATGATAATAACGGTATTTCTAAAGTCGACTTTTCTACCCTTAGAATCGGTCAAAAATCCTTCATCAAGGACTTGTAAAAGCAAGTTAAATACATCTGGGTGGGCTTTTTCTACTTCATCAAGTAAAACTACTGAGTATGGATGACGACGAACTTGTTCTGAAAGTTGACCACCTTCTTCATAGCCAACGTAGCCAGGAGCCGAGCCAATCAACTTGCTTGAAGCAATTTGATCCATATATTCAGACATATCGAGTCTGATCATGTTGTCTTCTGAACCAAACATTGCTGCAGCAACTGACTTAGCAAGTTCAGTTTTACCTACACCTGTTGGTCCTAAGAATAAGAATGAACCAATTGGACGATG encodes:
- a CDS encoding DNA-directed RNA polymerase subunit beta; the encoded protein is MLNGHVVNYGKHRTRRSFSRIKEVLKLPNLTDVQTESYKWFLDKGIKEVFDDIMPISDFSGKLSLEYVGYKLQKPKYTVDEARDHDATYAAPMHVTLKLTNQETGEIKTQDVFFGDLPLMTESGSFIVNGAERVIVSQLVRSPGVYYTGDYDKNGRQIFGTTVIPNRGAWLEYETDAKNVSFVRVDRTRKLPLTVLIRAMGIGSDSDIIDMFGQSDTLQFTLDKDVHKNPADSRVAEALKDIYERLRPGEPKTTDSSRSLLYARFFDPRRYDLAPVGRYKINKKLSLKNRLYGQTLAETLADPDTGEIIAKKDTVVNHEVMDKLAPYLDRDDFKMVTYQPSKEGVLPDPITVQEIKVYSKVDPEREVKLMSNGHIAADVKHLTPADVLASINYFFALQDKIGTTDDIDHLGNRRIRRVGELLQNQFRIGLARMERVVRERMSIQDPSAVTPQQLINIRPIVASIKEFFGSSQLSQFMDQHNPLGELTHKRRMSALGPGGLTRDRAGYEVRDVHYTHYGRLCPIETPEGPNIGLINSLASYAIINKYGFIETPYRRVSWDTHKVTDKIDYLTADEEDNYIIAGANTPLNDDGSFKENIILARQKEDNVEVTPDKIDYMDVIPKQVVSVASACIPFLENDDSNRALMGANQQRQAAPLINPHGSLVGTGMEYRAAHDSGAALIAKAAGTVEYVDANEIRIRREDGTLDKYTLEKYRRSNNSKSYNQTPNVKLGDHVDVSDVIANGPTMDHGELALGQNPLIAFMTWNMYNYEDAIMLSERLVKDDVYTSISIEDYESEARDTKLGPEEITRELPNIGEDALKDLDADGIVRVGAEVHDGDILVGKVTPKGVTELSAEERLLHAIFGEKAREVRDTSLRVPHGGGGIVQDVKVYTREAGDELSPGVNTMVRVYIAQKRKIQVGDKMSGRHGNKGTVAAVVPEEDMPYLPDGTPVDICLNPMGVPSRMNIGQLLELHLGAAARQLGIHVATPVFDGANENDVWDTVRQAGVDKDGKTVIYDGRTGEPFHNRVSVGVMHYLKLTHMVDDKIHARSIGPYSLVTQQPLGGKAQFGGQRFGEMEVWALEAYGAAYTLQEILTYKSDDVVGRVRAYEAIVKGERIPKPGVPESFRVLVKELQSLGLDIRVLDMNHKEIELRDMDGESSEHLNIDALSRMAEEQEKKKLAEETEKSEDKKDDEKTADKPAAPADESDGKVSK
- the rpoC gene encoding DNA-directed RNA polymerase subunit beta', with product MIDVNKFESMQIGLASPNKIRSWSYGEVKKPETINYRTLKPEKDGLFDERIFGPTKDWSCACGKYKGVRYRGIVCDRCGVEVTSSKVRRERMGHIELAAPVTHIWYFKGIPSRMGLVLDISPRLLEEVIYFAAYIVIDPGDTDLEPKQLLTEAEYREQKAKYGNRFVAKMGAEAIRDLLKKVDLDKEVKDLKKELQTATGQKRTRAIRRLDILDAFKKSGNKPEWMVMDAVPVIPPDLRPMVQLEGGRFATSDLNDLYRRVINRNNRLKRLLDLNAPNIIVQNEKRMLQEAVDALIDNGRRGRPVVGPGNRPLKSLSHMLKGKQGRFRQNLLGKRVDYSGRSVIDVSPKLKFYQCGVPRPMALELFKPFVMHELVKRGIASNIKNAKRKIDREDDDIWDVLEDVIKERPVLLNRAPTLHRLSIQAFEPVLVPGKSIRLHPLACEAYNADFDGDQMAIHVPLSDEAVAESRLLMLAAHHILAPKDGKPIVTPSQDIVLGNYWLTQAERGREGEGMIFSSPAEATVAYENGDIHYHTIIGMSADSMPKKPWPKGHEHGIFITTYGKIVFNQLFPDDYFYINEPTEKNLNNPLDAKYFLDEGEDIKDRIDKVADYLIASPFKSSFLSDSIATIYKYYKVQRTSEYLDDLKKLGYTSSTTSGITIGMNDVPEIHDKDEKVAKARKQVDIVSKQFRRGLITEQERHDRVISIWNACKDEIQNEIAQIHSPRNPISIMADSGARGNISNFTQLAGMRGLMATPNGGLFEIPVTSNFKEGLSVLELFMSTHGARKGMTDTALKTAQSGYLTRRLVDVAQDVIIREDDCGTDRGITVSAIMEGDELIEPLFDRLLGRFTAETVKDPKTGEAIVGKDVMMDEAMAHKICDASVTHVKIRSILTCDTPHGVCRKCYGMNLATGEEVEVGEAVGTVAAQSIGEPGTQLTLRTFHNGGVAGAEDITQGLPRVQELFEARNPKGRATISEVDGVVDSIQENPAEHTREITVKGKIDTRSYSVPYTASVAVAEGDTVHRGDKLTLGSVDPKELIQVTDTLTTEKYILAEVQKAYRMQGVDISDKHVEVLTRQMLQKVRVLDPGETDILPGEVMDIGQFRDRNKEVIISGGIPATAQSVILGITKAALETNSFLSAASFQETTRVLTDASIRGKNDPLLGLKENVIIGKIIPAGTGMPVYRSMEPEADVKKPDSVYSIADIEKQMKEKDKAK